One segment of Panicum virgatum strain AP13 chromosome 3K, P.virgatum_v5, whole genome shotgun sequence DNA contains the following:
- the LOC120698260 gene encoding probable glycerol-3-phosphate dehydrogenase [NAD(+)] 3, cytosolic, giving the protein MVGSYASGGSAAAAAEKLDELRRLLGKSDGDPLRVVGVGAGAWGSVFCALLQDAYGRHRDRVQVRVWRRPGRAVDRADAERLFEVINAREDVLRRLIRRCAYLKYVEARLGDRTLHADEILRDGFCLNMLDTPLCPLKVVTNLQEAVWDADIVVNGLPSTETREVFEEIGRYWKERITQPLIISLAKGIEASLDPVPRIITPTQMISNATGVPLENILYLGGPNIASEIYNKEYANARICGADKWRKPLAKFLRQPHFIVWDNSDLITHEVMGGLKNVYAIGAGMVAALTNESATSKSVYFSLCTSEMIYITHLLAREPEKLAGPLLADTYVTLLKGRNAWYGQKLAKGELTLEMGDSIKGKGTIQGVSAVNAFYELLSQGSLCVMHPETKKPVAPVELCPILKTLYKILIKRELATDSILQAIRDESMYDPRERIEMAQRQSLYRPSLLGLPNGDAKA; this is encoded by the exons atggtggggaGCTACGCgagcggcgggtcggcggcggcggcggcggagaagctGGACGAGCTGCGGCGGCTGCTGGGGAAGTCCGACGGCGACCCGCTGCGGGTCGTCGGGGTGGGCGCCGGGGCGTGGGGGAGCGTCTTCTGCGCGCTGCTGCAGGACGCGTACGGCCGGCACCGGGACCGGGTGCAGGTGCGGGTGTGGCGCCGGCCGGGCCGCGCCGTGGACCGCGCCGACGCCGAGCGCCTcttcgaggtcatcaacgcccgCGAGGACGTGCTGCGCCGCCTCATCCGCCGCTGCGCCTACCTCAAGTACGTCGAGGCGCGCCTCGGGGACCGCACGCTCCACGCCGACGAGATCCTCCGCGACGGGTTCTGCCTCAACATGCTCGACACGCCGCTCTGCCCGCTCAAGGTCGTCACCAACCTGCAGGAGGCCGTCTGGGACGCCGACATCGTCGTCAACGGCCTGCCGTCCACGGAGACCAGGGAGGTGTTCGAGGAGATCGGCAGATACTGGAAGGAGCGGATCACCCAGCCTCTCATCATCTCGCTGGCCAAGGGGATCGAGGCGTCGCTCGACCCTGTGCCCCGGATCATAACACCCACACAGATGATCAGCAATGCAA CTGGAGTGCCTTTGGAGAACATTCTGTATCTCGGAGGCCCAAACATTGCTTCTGAGATTTATAACAAAGAATATGCAAATGCTCGCATATGTGGGGCTGACAAGTGGAGGAAACCTCTTGCAAAATTTTTGAGGCAGCCCCATTTCATTGTATGGGACAATAGTGATCTCATTACTCATGAAGTCATGGGCGGCTTAAAAAACGTATATGCCATTGGTGCTG GTATGGTGGCAGCACTTACCAATGAGAGTGCAACCAGCAAATCAGTGTACTTTTCACTTTGCACATCTGAAATGATATACATCACCCATCTTCTAGCGCGAGAGCCTGAGAAACTTGCAGGGCCCTTGTTAGCTGATACATACGTCACACTGCTGAAAGGCCGTAATGCATGGTATGGGCAGAAGTTAGCTAAGGGAGAATTGACCCTAGAAATGGGGGACAGCATCAAAGGCAAAGGGACTATCCAG GGTGTTTCTGCAGTCAATGCATTTTATGAACTCCTCAGCCAGGGAAGTCTATGTGTGATGcatccagaaaccaagaagccTGTTGCTCCTGTTGAGTTGTGCCCAATACTCAAAACACTTTACAAAATTTTAATCAAAAG AGAGCTTGCGACTGATTCCATTCTTCAAGCAATACGAGATGAATCAATGTATGATCCACGGGAAAGAATTGAGATGGCACAGCGTCAGTCCCTTTACAGGCCATCTCTTCTTGGCCTACCTAACGGAGATGCCAAGGCTTAG
- the LOC120698259 gene encoding probable calcium-transporting ATPase 6, plasma membrane-type → MESSGRSWSIDSYLNEHFDIPAKNPPGEARLRWRRAVGLVVRNRRRRFRMFSGLHAVDDSQRRKILGKVQVVINVHKAALQFINGVRRYPLSNDLIKEGFCISPDELSAITGMHEDPTIFKTHGGINGISRKIKTSLEDGISETEIETRQKLYGTNKHAEKPPRSFWMFVWDALHDLTLIILMVCAVVSLVVGLATKGWPKGIYDGLGIIFSILLVVLVTASSDYKQSRKFMELDREKQKIYVRVTRDSKTKKVLVHDLVVGDILHLSIGDVVPADGLFVSGYSLMIDESSLSGESEPVHVSEEKPFLHAGSKVLDGTAKMLVTAVGMRTEWGKIMDTLNDDGVDETPLQVKLNGVATIIGQIGLVFAILTFLVLLVRFLVDKVMHVGLLNWSANDALTIVNYFAIAVTIVVVAVPEGLPLAVTLSLAFAMKKLMSDKALVRHLAACETMGSASCICTDKTGTLTTNHMIVDKVWISDVSKSVSCDTNINKLKAAISESVMEILIQGIFVNTGSEVVKGDDGKRNILGTPTEAALLEFGLSLQGDLYDKYNKLTRLRVEPFNSVKKKMSVLIQLPNGGLRSFCKGASEIILEQCGTVLNSEGNITPLSEMQKQNILNIINSFASEALRTLCIAFKDVNEISDDQTIPEDGYTLIALFGIKDPVRPGVRDAVMTCMAAGIKVRMVTGDNINTAKAIAKECGILTEDGIAIEGRELHDKSTDELKELLPKIEVMARSLPMDKYKLVTSLESMYQEVVAVTGDGTNDAPALRESDIGLAMGIAGTEVAKENADVIIMDDNFSTIVNIARWGRAVYLNIQKFVQFQLTVNIVALIVNFVSACIVGIAPLTAVQLLWVNMIMDTLGALALATEPPNDEMMKRPPVRRGHSFITRVMWRNILGQGLYQLLVLGTLMFAGKRLLKIEGPYADRTTNTLIFNSFVFCQVFNEINSREMEKINVFRGILKNWIFISILTATVLFQVIIVEFLGTFANTVPLSWELWLLSVILGSVSMIVAVILKCIPVESRKTDDRPHGYELIPEEPETV, encoded by the exons ATGGAGTCCTCCGGCAGGAGCTGGAGCATCGACAGCTACCTCAACGAGCACTTCGACATCCCCGCCAAGAACCCGCCCGGCGAGGCCCGCCTCCGTTGGCGCCGCGCCGTCGGCCTCGTCGtccgcaaccgccgccgccgcttccgcatGTTCTCCGGCCTCCACGCCGTCGACGACTCCCAGCGCCGGAAGATCCTG GGAAAAGTTCAGGTTGTAATTAATGTGCACAAGGCAGCGCTTCAATTTATCAATG GTGTAAGACGATACCCCCTATCCAACGATCTTATCAAAGAGGGCTTTTGTATCAGTCCAGATGAACTGTCAGCAATTACCGGCATGCATGAGGATCCTACAATCTTCAAGACGCATGGTGGGATTAACGGAATATCTCGAAAAATCAAAACCTCATTGGAGGATGGTATCAGCGAAACTGAAATAGAAACCAGGCAGAAACTGTATGGCACTAACAAGCATGCTGAGAAGCCTCCTAGAAGCTTCTGGATGTTTGTCTGGGATGCATTGCATGACCTGACGCTGATTATTCTAATGGTTTGCGCTGTCGTTTCTCTAGTGGTTGGCCTTGCTACCAAGGGGTGGCCGAAGGGTATCTATGACGGCCTTGGCATAATATTCAGCATTTTGTTGGTCGTATTGGTTACAGCATCCAGTGACTACAAGCAGTCACGGAAGTTCATGGAGCTGGACCGTGAGAAACAGAAGATATATGTCCGTGTCACCAGAGATAGCAAAACCAAGAAGGTGTTGGTTCATGATTTGGTTGTCGGTgacatcttgcatctttcaataGGTGATGTTGTCCCTGCAGATGGCTTGTTTGTCTCTGGATACAGCTTAATGATAGATGAATCTAGCTTGTCAGGTGAGAGTGAACCAGTTCATGTTTCTGAAGAAAAGCCGTTTCTTCATGCTGGTAGTAAAGTGCTAGATGGAACAGCCAAGATGCTTGTTACTGCCGTTGGTATGCGTACTGAATGGGGCAAAATCATGGATACTCTCAATGATGATGGAGTGGATGAAACTCCTTTGCAAGTTAAGCTTAATGGTGTGGCCACAATCATAGGACAAATCGGGTTGGTGTTCGCCATTCTCACATTTCTAGTACTTCTAGTTAGGTTCCTGGTTGACAAGGTAATGCATGTTGGATTATTGAATTGGTCGGCAAATGATGCACTGACAATAGTTAACTACTTTGCTATTGCAGTGACAATCGTTGTTGTTGCAGTTCCTGAGGGTCTACCACTGGCTGTGACTCTTAGTCTAGCGTTTGCCATGAAAAAGCTGATGAGTGACAAAGCACTAGTGAGGCATCTTGCAGCATGTGAAACCATGGGTTCAGCAAGTTGTATTTGCACCGATAAGACAGGAACTCTGACGACCAACCACATGATTGTTGATAAAGTTTGGATCAGTGATGTATCTAAGTCTGTCAGTTGCGATACAAATATCAATAAGCTAAAGGCTGCAATTTCAGAAAGTGTTATGGAGATACTTATACAAGGAATATTTGTGAACACTGGTTCTGAGGTTGTGAAGGGAGATGATGGCAAAAGAAATATCTTGGGCACACCAACTGAAGCAGCATTGTTGGAGTTTGGTTTGAGCTTGCAAGGAGATCTATATGATAAGTATAACAAGTTGACAAGATTAAGAGTAGAACCTTTCAATTCAGTCAAGAAAAAGATGTCTGTTCTAATACAGTTACCTAACGGTGGCCTCCGGTCCTTCTGTAAAGGCGCATCGGAAATTATTTTAGAGCAGTGTGGTACTGTCCTCAATAGTGAAGGAAATATAACACCACTTTCAGAAATGCAGAAgcaaaatattttaaatataatcAATTCATTTGCTTCTGAGGCATTGAGAACACTTTGCATCGCGTTTAAGGATGTAAATGAAATTTCTGACGATCAAACTATACCAGAGGATGGCTACACTCTAATAGCACTTTTTGGTATAAAGGATCCAGTCCGTCCTGGTGTCAGGGATGCAGTAATGACCTGCATGGCTGCTGGTATTAAAGTTAGAATGGTGACTGGAGACAACATCAACACTGCTAAAGCTATTGCCAAGGAATGTGGAATACTAACAGAGGATGGAATAGCGATAGAAGGACGAGAGCTTCACGATAAGAGCACAGATGAGCTGAAGGAGCTCCTGCCTAAAATTGAG GTAATGGCCCGGTCCTTGCCAATGGACAAATATAAATTGGTAACAAGCTTAGAAAGTATGTATCAAGAGGTGGTAGCTGTTACTGGTGATGGAACAAATGACGCCCCTGCATTGCGTGAGTCAGACATTGGTCTGGCCATGGGCATTGCCGGCACTGAG GTTGCAAAAGAGAACGCTGATGTTATAATTATGGATGACAATTTCAGTACCATTGTAAATATTGCTAGATGGGGTCGGGCAGTTTACTTGAACATTCAGAAGTTTGTGCAGTTCCAGCTTACAGTTAATATAGTGGCTCTGATAGTGAATTTCGTCTCAGCGTGTATCGTAG GTATTGCACCACTTACTGCCGTCCAATTGCTATGGGTGAACATGATCATGGATACGCTAGGCGCCTTGGCCTTGGCCACAGAGCCACCTAATGATGAAATGATGAAGAGACCTCCTGTGAGACGGGGACATAGTTTCATCACTCGGGTCATGTGGAGAAATATTCTTGGGCAAGGTTTATATCAGCTCCTTGTACTTGGTACTCTCATGTTTGCTGGAAAGAGGCTTCTTAAAATTGAAGGCCCGTATGCTGATAGAACCACCAATACCCTCATATTCAACTCTTTCGTGTTTTGCCAG GTTTTCAACGAAATAAATAGCAGGGAAATGGAAAAGATCAACGTGTTCAGAGGGATATTGAAAAACTGGATCTTTATCAGTATATTAACAGCTACTGTCTTATTCCAAGTGATCATAGTGGAGTTTCTTGGCACTTTTGCAAACACCGTGCCGCTGAGTTGGGAGCTCTGGTTGCTCAGTGTAATTCTCGGCTCAGTTAGCATGATCGTCGCTGTGATCCTCAAGTGCATTCCTGTGGAATCTAGGAAAACTGATGATAGGCCCCATGGCTATGAGTTGATTCCTGAAGAACCAGAAACTGTATAG